A genomic region of Alnus glutinosa chromosome 11, dhAlnGlut1.1, whole genome shotgun sequence contains the following coding sequences:
- the LOC133882232 gene encoding uncharacterized protein LOC133882232: MDSFNIYDIKVEKANAMLKHRQLQKIANLFRVIEVCVVLLLISRLSMQLPLAVRNSGGYFRDLTVVLASPRFVFVVGNVIVITLFAKSGQFSARDSTRKTSGFDLCEEFIKNTEKNQKVHPDETTGYLDKHATCVESTVKDYRRTQSYSQNSTSRVCEKSRRVLRHSETEMFRSSSRSCEGLSKNSSPDDEISDEDFQRKVEAFIAQQQRFRREEEEEEE; encoded by the coding sequence ATGGATTCATTCAATATCTACGACATCAAGGTTGAGAAGGCGAACGCGATGCTAAAGCATCGCCAGCTTCAAAAGATCGCAAACTTGTTCCGGGTAATCGAGGTATGCGTTGTTCTTCTCTTGATTTCCAGGCTTTCCATGCAACTCCCACTTGCTGTCAGGAACTCCGGCGGGTATTTCCGGGACTTGACAGTCGTCTTGGCTAGCCCTCGCTTCGTTTTTGTTGTTGGAAACGTTATAGTTATCACTCTTTTCGCAAAGTCCGGGCAGTTTTCAGCTCGAGATTCTACAAGAAAGACGTCGGGATTTGATCTGTGCGAGGAGTTCATCAAGAACACTGAGAAGAATCAGAAAGTTCACCCAGATGAGACCACCGGGTATCTTGACAAGCACGCCACATGTGTTGAGAGTACAGTTAAGGATTACAGGAGGACTCAGAGCTACTCGCAGAATTCAACCAGTCGGGTGTGTGAGAAATCTCGCCGTGTTCTGCGACATTCGGAGACAGAGATGTTCAGGAGTAGCAGCCGTTCTTGTGAGGGATTGTCGAAAAATTCATCTCCTGATGATGAAATTAGCGACGAGGATTTCCAGCGCAAGGTGGAGGCTTTCATTGCCCAGCAACAAAGGTTCaggagggaagaagaagaagaagaggagtaA